The Bacillus spongiae genome has a window encoding:
- a CDS encoding Na+/H+ antiporter family protein, translating into MNSVIIAVLIMLVLSLFRINVVLSLLIGAIVGGVTGGLTLENTISIFTEGMGGGATIALSYALLGGFAVLISSTGVPTAIVEGMTKIVGRGKSSRKKSLTKVLLILLVLLMAVFSQNLIPIHIAFIPLLIPSLLKTMNELELDRRLIATALTFGLTAPYVLLPVGFGLIFHQTIVDNMAVSGMEVALADVPKAMMIPTLGLIVGLLIALFISYRKPRKYENSKFVNENTAGDYSKKDILFAGISIVVALVAQLKFDSMVMGALAGIIILVVSGSVSLRKADELLTDGMKMMAFIGFVMITANGFAAVINATGDVETLVTNTASMIGNNQAIAALLMLVVGLIITMGIGSSFATIPIIAAIFVPLSIQLGFSPLATIAIVGTAGALGDAGSPASDSTLGPTAGLNADNAHNHIWDTCVPTFIHYNIPLIIFGWIAAILL; encoded by the coding sequence ATGAATTCTGTCATAATTGCTGTGTTAATTATGCTAGTGTTAAGTTTATTTCGTATAAATGTAGTGTTATCCCTTTTGATTGGAGCCATTGTTGGAGGAGTAACAGGGGGATTAACGTTAGAAAATACCATTTCTATTTTTACTGAGGGAATGGGCGGAGGAGCGACCATTGCCCTTAGCTATGCGCTACTCGGTGGCTTTGCTGTCTTAATTTCATCAACAGGAGTTCCGACAGCGATAGTAGAAGGTATGACCAAAATAGTAGGAAGAGGGAAATCTTCTCGAAAAAAATCATTAACAAAAGTTTTACTTATATTATTAGTGCTATTAATGGCCGTTTTTTCACAAAATTTAATTCCAATCCACATCGCCTTTATTCCGTTATTAATCCCTTCATTGTTAAAAACGATGAATGAGCTCGAGTTAGATCGTCGATTAATAGCAACCGCCTTAACATTTGGTTTAACAGCTCCTTACGTATTGTTACCAGTTGGATTTGGCTTGATCTTCCATCAGACCATTGTCGATAATATGGCGGTGAGCGGAATGGAAGTTGCTTTAGCTGATGTGCCTAAAGCGATGATGATTCCTACGTTAGGCTTGATTGTTGGTTTACTGATTGCTTTATTTATTTCTTATCGTAAACCAAGAAAATATGAAAATAGTAAATTTGTTAATGAAAACACTGCTGGAGACTACTCTAAGAAAGATATTCTTTTTGCAGGGATTTCAATTGTGGTAGCACTTGTCGCTCAGTTAAAGTTTGATTCTATGGTGATGGGAGCGTTGGCAGGTATCATCATATTAGTTGTAAGTGGGTCTGTCTCTTTAAGGAAGGCAGATGAGTTATTAACGGATGGAATGAAAATGATGGCGTTTATTGGCTTTGTTATGATTACAGCTAATGGATTTGCTGCAGTAATCAATGCTACTGGAGACGTTGAAACTTTAGTAACCAATACGGCGTCTATGATTGGAAATAATCAAGCAATTGCAGCATTATTGATGTTGGTAGTAGGACTTATTATTACTATGGGAATAGGTTCATCCTTTGCAACCATTCCGATTATAGCAGCGATTTTTGTCCCTCTTTCTATTCAATTGGGATTTAGTCCTCTTGCTACGATTGCTATTGTTGGGACAGCGGGTGCTTTAGGTGATGCGGGGTCTCCAGCTTCAGATAGTACACTTGGACCAACAGCAGGATTGAATGCTGATAACGCACATAATCACATTTGGGATACGTGTGTTCCAACGTTTATTCACTATAACATACCACTTATTATATTCGGGTGGATCGCAGCTATATTATTATAA